In Flavobacterium sp. WV_118_3, one DNA window encodes the following:
- a CDS encoding polysaccharide biosynthesis protein: protein MEIKNKTLLITGGTGSFGNAVLNRFLHTDHFKEIRIFSRDEKKQDDMRNQLKNDKLRFYIGDVRDYNSVERAMRGVDYVFHAAALKQVPSCEFFPIEATKTNVFGTQNVIDAAANNKVSKVICLSTDKAAYPINAMGISKALMEKVAIAASRDLKDTTVCLTRYGNVMASRGSVIPLFLKQIKDGQPITITDPNMTRFLMSLEEAVELVLFAFENGNPGDLFVNKAPAGTIGDLAQALKEMCKADNEIKIIGTRHGEKLYETLCTREEMVKAEDMGDFYRIPADNRDLNYAKYFSEGEQDVSQIEDYHSHNTEQQDVEGMKQLLSKLPLIRKEVFGEEIV from the coding sequence ATGGAGATAAAAAATAAAACACTTTTGATAACCGGCGGAACCGGATCTTTTGGAAATGCCGTTCTGAATCGCTTTTTGCATACCGATCACTTTAAAGAGATCCGCATTTTTTCGCGCGACGAGAAAAAGCAGGACGATATGCGAAATCAGTTAAAAAATGATAAACTCCGCTTTTATATCGGCGATGTACGGGATTATAACAGTGTGGAGCGTGCCATGCGCGGTGTGGATTATGTATTTCATGCGGCAGCACTAAAACAAGTGCCATCCTGCGAGTTTTTCCCAATTGAGGCGACCAAAACCAATGTGTTTGGAACCCAAAACGTGATCGATGCAGCTGCCAATAATAAAGTAAGTAAAGTAATCTGTTTGAGTACCGATAAAGCGGCGTATCCAATTAATGCGATGGGAATTTCCAAAGCGCTGATGGAAAAAGTAGCCATCGCTGCGTCAAGAGATTTAAAAGATACCACAGTTTGCCTTACCCGATATGGGAATGTGATGGCATCTCGCGGTTCGGTAATTCCATTGTTCCTAAAGCAAATTAAAGACGGTCAGCCGATCACGATTACCGATCCGAATATGACACGTTTTCTGATGTCGTTGGAAGAAGCGGTAGAATTGGTGCTGTTTGCTTTCGAAAACGGAAACCCGGGCGATTTGTTTGTCAACAAAGCACCGGCCGGAACCATTGGCGATCTGGCGCAGGCTTTAAAAGAAATGTGCAAGGCCGATAACGAGATTAAAATCATCGGAACCCGTCACGGCGAAAAATTATACGAAACCCTGTGTACGCGCGAAGAAATGGTGAAAGCAGAGGATATGGGTGATTTCTACAGAATTCCGGCCGATAACCGCGATCTGAATTATGCCAAATATTTCTCCGAAGGCGAACAGGATGTATCGCAAATTGAAGATTACCATTCCCACAATACCGAACAACAGGATGTGGAAGGAATGAAACAATTATTGTCAAAATTACCACTGATCCGGAAAGAAGTTTTCGGGGAAGAAATCGTATAA
- a CDS encoding NAD-dependent epimerase/dehydratase family protein, translated as MLKVGITGQKGFVGTHLYNTLGLFSTEFERIEFQKHFFDTEATLDAFVAQCDVIVHLAAMNRHEDPEVIYTTNVNLVQKLVASLKRTHSKAHVLLSSSSQEERDNLYGKSKKEGRELLSQWAQESGATFTGMVIPNVFGPFGQPFYNSVVATFSHQIANGETPQIQVDGDLKLIYVGELVQEIVQKIREAKNEPLYTVAHTAEAKVSEILGLLQNYKTQYQDNGEIPEIQNTFELNLFNTYRCYMDIKNHFPVLFTQHTDPRGSFVEVIRLGIGGQVSFSTTVPGITRGNHYHTRKIERFAVIKGKALIQLRKIGTDEVLDFYLDGDQPAYVDMPIWYTHNIKNIGEDVLYTNFWINEPYNPEDADTYFENV; from the coding sequence ATGCTTAAAGTCGGAATTACAGGACAAAAAGGATTTGTGGGAACACATCTTTATAATACACTAGGACTATTCTCTACGGAATTTGAGCGTATCGAATTCCAAAAACATTTTTTTGATACCGAAGCAACACTAGATGCTTTTGTAGCGCAATGCGATGTGATTGTACATCTGGCGGCGATGAATCGACACGAAGATCCGGAGGTGATCTATACGACCAATGTCAATCTGGTACAAAAACTCGTAGCTTCGTTAAAGCGCACCCATAGTAAGGCACACGTATTACTATCGTCATCGTCTCAGGAGGAACGCGATAATTTATACGGAAAATCCAAAAAAGAAGGCCGCGAACTATTAAGTCAGTGGGCGCAGGAATCCGGCGCAACGTTTACCGGTATGGTCATTCCTAATGTATTCGGTCCGTTTGGGCAACCGTTTTACAATTCGGTTGTGGCTACCTTTTCACACCAGATTGCCAATGGTGAAACACCGCAGATTCAGGTCGATGGTGATTTAAAACTGATTTATGTAGGCGAGCTGGTTCAGGAGATCGTACAAAAAATCCGGGAGGCCAAAAATGAACCGCTTTATACTGTAGCGCATACGGCCGAAGCCAAAGTTTCGGAAATATTGGGGCTATTGCAAAACTATAAAACGCAATACCAGGACAACGGCGAAATTCCGGAAATACAGAATACGTTTGAGTTAAATCTGTTCAATACCTACCGTTGTTATATGGATATCAAAAATCATTTCCCGGTATTGTTCACGCAGCATACCGATCCGCGCGGTTCTTTTGTGGAAGTGATTCGACTGGGTATTGGCGGTCAGGTGTCATTTTCGACTACCGTGCCCGGAATTACGAGAGGGAATCATTATCATACCCGTAAAATAGAGCGATTTGCCGTGATCAAAGGAAAAGCACTGATTCAGCTTCGTAAAATCGGAACGGATGAGGTGTTGGATTTTTACCTCGATGGTGATCAGCCGGCTTATGTGGATATGCCAATTTGGTATACGCACAATATAAAAAATATAGGAGAAGACGTATTGTATACCAACTTCTGGATTAACGAACCGTATAATCCGGAAGATGCCGATACGTATTTCGAAAACGTATAA
- a CDS encoding glycosyltransferase family 4 protein, whose product MKILFLTLAKIKTLDERGIYTDLLRKFRDEGHRVFVVSPTERRDKKKTHCSTESGATILNVRTFNLQKTNLIEKGVGTLAIEYQYLNAIKKYFAHEKFDLVLYSTPPITFSKVIHFVKKRDNAYSYLLLKDIFPQNAVDMKMLQKDGFLHRFFLKKEARLYQLSDAIGCMSEANKAYVIEHNPKIAASKVEVNPNSIEPLEVSIDVREKESIRAKYGLPSDKKIFVYGGNLGIPQGIDFLLDTIEAVQTKGVYFLVVGSGTEYERIAQWFAEKQPANAKLLNGLPKNDYDVLLRACDVGLIFLHKDFTIPNFPSRLLSYLEMKLPIIAATDLNTDIGTVIENAGCGYWVQSGDLDEMKEAVEKLHSCTPDRYTKMCENGWDLLQKEYQVAHSYQLINDKVTYV is encoded by the coding sequence ATGAAAATACTTTTTCTGACATTAGCGAAAATAAAAACTCTTGACGAAAGAGGTATTTACACAGACTTGCTCCGGAAGTTCAGAGACGAAGGGCATCGTGTGTTTGTTGTTAGTCCGACAGAACGTCGCGATAAAAAGAAAACACATTGTAGTACCGAATCGGGAGCGACGATTTTAAATGTGCGGACGTTTAATCTGCAAAAAACAAACCTGATCGAAAAAGGAGTGGGTACGCTGGCTATTGAATATCAGTATCTGAATGCGATCAAAAAATATTTTGCCCACGAGAAGTTCGATCTGGTTTTATATTCTACCCCACCGATAACGTTTTCGAAGGTGATTCACTTTGTAAAGAAAAGAGACAATGCCTATTCATATCTGTTGTTAAAGGATATTTTTCCGCAAAATGCCGTGGATATGAAAATGTTGCAAAAAGACGGATTCTTGCATCGTTTTTTTCTGAAGAAAGAAGCCCGATTATACCAGTTGTCGGATGCTATCGGATGTATGTCCGAAGCGAATAAAGCCTATGTAATCGAACATAACCCTAAAATAGCCGCATCGAAAGTGGAAGTAAATCCAAATTCGATCGAGCCTTTGGAGGTGTCAATTGATGTTCGGGAAAAAGAATCCATACGAGCAAAATACGGATTGCCATCCGATAAAAAAATATTTGTTTATGGTGGTAATCTGGGAATACCGCAGGGAATCGATTTCCTGTTGGATACGATAGAAGCCGTGCAAACGAAAGGCGTTTATTTTTTAGTGGTGGGTTCGGGTACCGAATACGAGCGAATCGCGCAATGGTTTGCCGAAAAGCAACCCGCCAATGCCAAATTGCTTAACGGATTGCCTAAAAATGATTACGATGTTTTATTACGCGCCTGCGATGTTGGTTTGATCTTTTTACATAAAGATTTTACGATCCCGAATTTCCCGTCCCGATTGTTGTCTTATCTGGAAATGAAGTTGCCCATCATTGCGGCAACCGATCTGAATACCGATATCGGCACGGTGATCGAAAATGCTGGATGCGGTTATTGGGTACAATCCGGAGATCTCGACGAAATGAAAGAAGCGGTCGAAAAACTGCATTCGTGTACGCCCGACCGTTATACAAAGATGTGTGAAAATGGATGGGATTTATTGCAAAAGGAATATCAGGTAGCCCATTCCTATCAATTGATTAATGATAAAGTAACGTATGTATAG
- a CDS encoding GNAT family N-acetyltransferase produces the protein MYNFSIIEANDNSWSEVIAKSKQYDFYHTQSYHRLEKENRRVLCVVYFDDNFVALPLIVRKIPNTDLFDCTSVYGYCGPVSTMDFETIPDAVINYFQEQLLHFFKANNIISAFSRLHPLISGEKMFANFGIIKDINKTVAIELNITPEEQRKQYRKSTKSELNQLKRKGFEVVKATTKSEIDAFIAIYHETMKRVNASDSYFFDHDYFYAFLDNKCFQNWLLLAKKDNEIAAGAIFTITNKIMQYHLAGTDEAFIKETPMKLILDEARLLGNDLKMEFLHLGGGVGGSDQDSLFKFKSGFSDYRCMYKVWQFIVDPEKYDELVGNRKVVRSNFFPLYRS, from the coding sequence ATGTATAATTTCTCAATCATTGAAGCAAATGACAACAGCTGGTCGGAGGTTATTGCCAAAAGTAAACAGTATGATTTTTATCATACACAATCCTATCATCGGTTAGAAAAGGAAAATCGTCGGGTTTTATGTGTTGTTTATTTTGACGACAATTTTGTTGCGCTTCCGTTAATTGTACGAAAAATACCAAATACGGATCTTTTTGATTGTACATCGGTATACGGTTACTGCGGACCGGTGAGTACTATGGATTTTGAGACTATTCCGGATGCTGTGATCAACTATTTTCAGGAACAATTACTTCATTTTTTTAAAGCAAATAATATCATTAGTGCTTTTTCAAGATTGCACCCTTTGATCTCCGGAGAAAAAATGTTTGCTAATTTTGGTATCATTAAAGATATTAATAAAACTGTTGCGATCGAACTCAATATAACGCCGGAAGAACAGCGAAAACAATATCGGAAATCCACAAAATCGGAGTTAAATCAATTAAAAAGAAAAGGTTTTGAAGTGGTAAAAGCGACGACTAAAAGCGAAATAGACGCCTTTATTGCTATTTATCACGAAACGATGAAAAGAGTAAATGCTTCGGATAGTTATTTTTTTGATCACGATTATTTTTATGCGTTTTTGGATAATAAATGTTTTCAAAACTGGTTGTTGCTGGCAAAAAAAGATAATGAAATTGCCGCTGGAGCGATATTTACCATTACCAATAAAATTATGCAATATCATTTGGCAGGAACCGATGAAGCTTTTATTAAAGAAACACCAATGAAGTTGATTCTTGACGAAGCACGATTGTTGGGCAATGATTTAAAAATGGAGTTTTTACATCTTGGTGGTGGCGTTGGAGGTAGTGATCAGGATTCACTTTTTAAATTCAAATCGGGTTTTTCAGATTATAGATGTATGTATAAGGTTTGGCAATTTATTGTTGATCCGGAAAAATATGATGAATTAGTAGGAAATCGAAAAGTAGTGCGAAGTAACTTTTTTCCACTTTATAGGAGTTAG
- a CDS encoding glycosyltransferase has translation MSYIITIDATNIITGGGLTHLAELLNNVSDEIIRVSKIKEIHIIAVNPVLDKIQDRDYLHKIPMGNLEGSLLKRLIWKFKNLDRIIAGTNCNIVFNPGGSFFSKKYKYITVSQNMLVFEKEEAKRFPFTLQLRFRILNVLQTQSINNAAGVIFISEYAKKYIGSLPGIKRPNNQVVIPHGVSDRFRQLPRVVVDIASYSNEKPFRIVYVSVLDVYKHHDKVAQAVANLYHQGYPVTLTVVGGEAGGYPKFKAVLNENKECIEYLRKIPFEEMERVYHTTDMFVFASTCENMPNIVIEAMSAGLPIASSEKMPMPEFLQEAGVYFNALDVGTIEKALIKLMEDKILRQTVMEKAYELSQQYSWTVCAQNTFKFITATIENGDKK, from the coding sequence ATGAGCTATATAATTACCATAGATGCTACAAATATCATTACCGGTGGTGGGCTGACACATCTTGCGGAGTTGCTCAATAACGTATCGGATGAGATTATTCGTGTGTCTAAAATAAAAGAAATTCATATTATCGCAGTTAATCCGGTTTTGGATAAAATCCAGGATCGCGATTATTTACACAAAATTCCTATGGGAAATCTTGAAGGTTCCCTGTTAAAACGACTGATTTGGAAATTTAAAAATCTGGATCGGATTATTGCCGGAACAAATTGTAATATCGTTTTTAATCCGGGAGGTTCTTTTTTTAGCAAGAAATATAAATATATCACGGTTTCGCAAAATATGTTGGTCTTTGAAAAAGAGGAGGCAAAGCGATTCCCTTTTACATTACAACTGCGATTCCGTATTCTGAATGTGCTGCAAACCCAATCAATTAACAATGCAGCCGGCGTGATTTTTATTTCGGAATATGCTAAAAAATATATCGGAAGTTTACCCGGAATTAAGAGGCCAAATAATCAAGTGGTTATCCCGCACGGTGTTTCGGATAGATTTCGACAATTACCGCGGGTAGTGGTCGACATTGCCAGCTATTCCAATGAAAAACCATTCCGAATAGTTTATGTATCCGTATTAGATGTCTATAAACATCACGACAAAGTCGCACAGGCTGTAGCCAACCTTTACCATCAAGGATACCCGGTAACACTCACGGTAGTTGGAGGGGAAGCTGGAGGTTATCCTAAGTTTAAAGCGGTACTGAACGAAAATAAAGAATGTATCGAATATTTGCGAAAAATTCCATTCGAAGAAATGGAACGTGTATATCATACTACGGATATGTTTGTTTTTGCATCTACTTGCGAAAATATGCCGAATATTGTAATCGAAGCGATGAGTGCCGGTTTACCGATAGCAAGTTCTGAAAAAATGCCAATGCCCGAATTTCTACAAGAGGCGGGAGTATATTTTAATGCACTCGATGTGGGAACTATAGAAAAAGCACTGATAAAACTCATGGAAGACAAAATATTGCGCCAAACCGTTATGGAAAAAGCCTATGAATTATCACAACAATATTCCTGGACGGTATGCGCTCAAAATACATTTAAATTTATAACTGCAACGATAGAAAATGGAGATAAAAAATAA
- a CDS encoding GNAT family N-acetyltransferase, which translates to MMKEKVQVCKYENSDSDYDEIIRLHKLIFKNTALDNKLIYFDAHFEVFFKNVILDSKHNALTVLKIDDKIAGFIHFKIIEDTLFLNNICIDSGKQGSGLGKYFLKESLNYYKDSEMKNFILDVFSKNVKALQWYEKLGLKIISETKWTQILHSQETQFTSDTYLKNDENGFKSVYADAIKIATVVNDKNLVIHKMDYAKQIALADFDTVITNQNADGFQTVLLDNSYRMKELLKNVIKNLTDV; encoded by the coding sequence ATGATGAAAGAAAAGGTTCAGGTATGTAAATATGAAAATAGCGATTCCGATTATGATGAAATTATAAGATTACACAAACTAATCTTTAAGAATACGGCATTGGATAATAAATTGATTTATTTTGATGCTCATTTTGAAGTGTTTTTTAAAAATGTCATTCTCGATAGCAAACACAATGCGCTGACAGTTTTAAAGATCGATGATAAAATAGCGGGATTTATACATTTTAAAATAATAGAAGATACGCTGTTTCTGAATAATATTTGCATCGATAGCGGGAAGCAGGGAAGTGGATTGGGAAAATATTTTTTAAAAGAAAGTCTCAATTATTATAAAGATTCGGAAATGAAAAATTTTATACTTGATGTGTTTTCTAAAAATGTAAAAGCATTACAATGGTATGAAAAATTAGGGCTGAAAATTATCTCAGAAACAAAATGGACTCAGATTCTACATTCACAGGAAACACAATTTACTTCCGACACGTATTTAAAAAACGATGAAAACGGATTTAAAAGTGTTTATGCGGATGCGATCAAAATCGCAACAGTTGTGAATGATAAAAATTTAGTGATCCATAAGATGGATTATGCCAAACAAATAGCACTTGCTGATTTTGATACTGTAATTACCAATCAAAATGCCGATGGTTTTCAAACAGTATTGCTGGATAATTCCTATAGAATGAAAGAACTTTTAAAAAACGTGATAAAAAATTTAACCGATGTATAA
- a CDS encoding WxcM-like domain-containing protein, with the protein MKPTIIKGGFFSDERGGLSFNNEFDATVIKRIYVIENAKTEDLRGWRGHQIERRWFAAVSGKFEIQLIEVDDWTKPSPNLVPVSYELEAGALDLLQVPPGYITGICAKEPHSRLLVLADYRFGEIEDEYRFEDDYFTS; encoded by the coding sequence ATGAAGCCAACAATTATCAAAGGCGGTTTTTTTTCGGATGAAAGAGGCGGACTTTCGTTTAATAACGAATTTGATGCAACTGTTATTAAGCGGATCTATGTAATCGAAAACGCCAAAACGGAAGACCTTCGTGGCTGGCGCGGACATCAGATCGAACGACGATGGTTTGCTGCGGTTTCCGGAAAATTCGAAATTCAACTGATTGAAGTGGACGACTGGACAAAACCGTCTCCCAATCTGGTTCCGGTATCGTACGAACTCGAAGCCGGTGCCTTGGATCTTTTGCAGGTACCGCCGGGTTATATCACCGGGATTTGCGCTAAGGAACCCCATTCCAGATTATTGGTTTTGGCCGATTATCGCTTCGGAGAGATAGAAGACGAATACCGATTTGAAGACGATTATTTTACATCATAA
- a CDS encoding sugar transferase has protein sequence MLKRVFDFSFALVLFGTLFWALIVIWILSAIATKSNGLFLQKRIGQYGKPFTIIKFKTMRLVSAGDGENSTVIPPTAAFFRKYKLDELPQLFNILVGQMSFVGPRPDIPGYYDKLEGDDRKILELKPGLTCEASIKYSDEEYVLSTMENPAKYNDEVIFPDKVKMNLHYYYNRSFVGDLKIIFNTAFRFC, from the coding sequence ATGTTAAAAAGAGTATTTGATTTCAGCTTTGCATTAGTCCTTTTCGGTACGCTCTTTTGGGCGTTAATTGTAATATGGATTCTTTCAGCAATAGCTACAAAATCAAACGGTCTTTTTCTCCAAAAAAGAATTGGACAATACGGAAAGCCGTTTACGATAATAAAATTCAAAACCATGCGTTTAGTATCTGCCGGCGATGGTGAAAATAGTACTGTAATCCCCCCGACAGCTGCTTTTTTTCGCAAATACAAATTGGACGAATTGCCACAGTTGTTCAATATATTGGTCGGACAAATGAGTTTTGTTGGACCAAGACCAGATATTCCCGGTTATTATGATAAATTGGAAGGAGACGACCGTAAGATACTGGAACTTAAACCAGGGCTAACCTGTGAGGCCAGTATCAAATACTCGGACGAGGAATATGTTTTAAGTACGATGGAAAATCCCGCAAAATATAACGATGAGGTTATCTTTCCCGATAAAGTTAAAATGAACCTGCATTATTATTATAATCGCAGTTTTGTAGGAGATCTTAAAATTATATTTAACACAGCGTTTCGTTTTTGTTGA
- a CDS encoding glycosyltransferase family 4 protein — protein sequence MKKVFLIIPTLRQGGAERVMSELANDWVYKNCEVNLILLNSDRDIFYKIDERVNIIPLEFVYTNRMDYVLNQVKIFFKLRKLIIEKKPDFLLSFMTKYNILSIFASGFTKTRTYVSDRSSANTKLPFLQNILRMISYSFADGIIAQTHTASRIIKKQVFNKNITVIENPIKKIHQHPEIVREKIILNVGRLVWEKGQTYLLEAFVQTTCNDDWKLVLLGEGPERQKLEMLIETLNLTGKVVLNGQTKDVDYWLNKASVFAFSSVSEGFPNALIEAMGAGLACVSFDCDSGPADIINNEENGFLVPLKDTRCFAEKLTLLMNDEGLRMKMGSEAKKINERLSLENISNMFFTFCNH from the coding sequence ATGAAAAAAGTATTTCTGATAATCCCTACATTACGACAGGGAGGTGCAGAACGAGTAATGTCAGAACTAGCGAACGACTGGGTGTATAAGAATTGTGAAGTAAACCTGATATTACTAAACAGTGATCGTGATATTTTTTATAAAATTGATGAGCGCGTTAATATAATTCCTCTTGAATTTGTCTATACCAATCGTATGGATTATGTTTTGAATCAGGTAAAGATTTTCTTTAAATTAAGAAAATTGATTATCGAAAAAAAACCGGACTTTTTGCTAAGTTTTATGACCAAGTATAACATTTTGTCCATTTTTGCATCCGGGTTTACAAAAACGCGGACATATGTGTCGGACAGAAGTTCGGCGAATACTAAATTACCGTTTCTGCAAAATATTCTCAGAATGATAAGCTATTCTTTTGCCGACGGAATTATTGCACAAACACATACGGCAAGTAGGATTATAAAAAAACAGGTGTTCAATAAAAATATCACCGTTATCGAAAATCCGATCAAAAAGATACATCAGCATCCTGAAATTGTTCGAGAGAAAATTATTTTAAATGTGGGGAGATTGGTTTGGGAAAAAGGGCAGACCTATTTATTGGAAGCATTTGTACAAACGACCTGTAACGACGATTGGAAATTAGTATTGTTGGGCGAAGGACCGGAACGTCAAAAATTGGAAATGCTTATAGAAACCTTAAACCTGACCGGAAAGGTAGTGTTGAACGGACAAACTAAGGATGTGGATTATTGGTTGAATAAAGCATCCGTTTTTGCTTTTTCGTCTGTTTCGGAAGGCTTTCCAAATGCATTGATTGAAGCTATGGGAGCAGGCTTGGCTTGTGTGTCGTTCGACTGTGATTCCGGACCTGCAGATATTATCAATAATGAGGAAAATGGTTTTCTGGTTCCGCTTAAAGATACCCGATGCTTTGCCGAAAAGCTGACTCTCTTGATGAACGATGAAGGATTGAGAATGAAAATGGGGAGCGAAGCAAAAAAGATCAACGAAAGATTATCGTTGGAAAATATTTCAAATATGTTTTTTACATTTTGTAACCATTAA
- the wecB gene encoding non-hydrolyzing UDP-N-acetylglucosamine 2-epimerase → MTKLKVMTVVGTRPEIIRLSRVMAALDHSEAIDHIIVHTGQNYDYELNQIFFDDLGIRKPDHFLNAAGATATETVGQILIKIDPLLESEKPDAFLVLGDTNSCLCAIPAKKRHIPIFHMEAGNRCFDQRVPEETNRKIVDHVSDINLTYSDIAREYLLREGLPADRIIKTGSPMYEVLTHYLPSIEQSDVLERLELEERKFFVVSAHREENINSEKNFSGLMESLNRIAEKYQYPIIVSTHPRTRNMIEKKNITMRPEVQFLKPLGFNDYNALQMKSFAVLSDSGTISEESSILNFRALNIREAHERPEAMEEASVMMVGLDPERIMQGLTQLQYQKIGKERNFRPVADYSMPNVSEKMVRIILSYTTYIKRVVWGE, encoded by the coding sequence ATGACAAAGTTAAAAGTAATGACGGTCGTGGGAACGCGCCCGGAAATCATACGATTATCCCGAGTAATGGCCGCATTGGACCATTCGGAGGCAATCGACCATATTATTGTTCATACCGGTCAGAATTATGATTATGAACTGAATCAGATTTTTTTCGATGATTTGGGTATTCGTAAACCGGACCACTTTTTAAATGCGGCCGGAGCTACGGCTACCGAAACCGTTGGTCAGATTCTGATCAAAATCGATCCGCTACTGGAAAGTGAAAAACCGGATGCTTTTTTAGTGCTGGGCGATACGAATAGTTGTCTTTGTGCCATTCCGGCGAAAAAAAGACATATTCCGATTTTCCATATGGAAGCCGGAAACCGTTGTTTTGATCAAAGAGTTCCGGAAGAAACCAATCGTAAAATCGTAGATCACGTGTCGGATATCAATCTGACGTATAGCGATATTGCACGCGAATATTTGTTGCGCGAAGGGTTGCCTGCCGATCGGATTATCAAAACCGGATCGCCTATGTATGAAGTGTTGACGCATTATTTGCCGTCGATCGAGCAATCGGATGTGTTGGAACGTTTGGAATTGGAAGAACGTAAATTCTTTGTGGTGTCGGCTCACCGGGAAGAAAATATCAACAGCGAGAAAAACTTTAGCGGTTTGATGGAATCTCTAAACCGTATCGCCGAAAAATACCAATATCCGATTATTGTAAGTACGCATCCCCGTACGCGAAACATGATCGAAAAGAAAAATATCACCATGCGTCCGGAAGTGCAATTCCTGAAACCGTTGGGCTTTAACGATTATAACGCGCTTCAGATGAAGTCGTTTGCCGTTTTATCCGATAGTGGGACGATCTCGGAAGAATCATCCATTCTGAATTTCAGAGCGTTGAATATCCGGGAGGCACACGAACGTCCGGAAGCAATGGAAGAAGCATCGGTAATGATGGTGGGACTGGATCCGGAGCGAATCATGCAGGGATTAACGCAGTTGCAATATCAGAAAATCGGAAAAGAACGCAACTTCCGTCCGGTAGCCGATTATTCGATGCCGAATGTATCGGAAAAAATGGTGCGTATCATCCTGAGTTATACCACGTATATCAAACGGGTGGTTTGGGGAGAATAG
- a CDS encoding sugar transferase, which yields MYRTVLKPLFDFILAFSGLLLLSPIFIIAMIALFIANDGKPFFFQVRPGKNERLFKIIKFKTMNDKRDENGNLLPDSERLTKVGSFVRKTSLDEIPQLLNVIKGDMSLIGPRPLLPKYLPFYTEKERRRHTVRPGITGLAQVNGRNTVAWDERLAFDVAYVENITFLNDVSIIMQSVKAVLLSKGVTVDPTSIMKNLDDERKGSGM from the coding sequence ATGTATAGAACTGTATTGAAACCTCTTTTTGATTTTATATTGGCTTTTTCAGGATTGTTACTGCTGAGTCCGATATTTATAATTGCGATGATCGCACTGTTTATCGCAAATGATGGAAAGCCTTTTTTCTTTCAGGTGAGACCTGGCAAAAACGAGCGCCTTTTTAAAATCATCAAGTTTAAAACCATGAACGATAAACGCGATGAAAACGGAAACTTATTACCGGATTCGGAACGCTTGACTAAAGTGGGTAGTTTTGTTCGAAAAACATCGCTGGATGAAATTCCGCAGTTGCTAAATGTCATTAAAGGTGATATGAGCTTAATCGGACCGCGGCCGTTATTGCCGAAATATTTGCCGTTTTATACCGAAAAAGAAAGACGCAGACATACTGTCCGACCGGGTATTACTGGTTTGGCGCAGGTTAATGGTCGAAATACCGTTGCCTGGGATGAACGACTGGCTTTCGATGTTGCCTATGTGGAAAACATAACTTTTTTAAACGATGTTTCCATCATCATGCAATCGGTAAAAGCTGTTTTATTATCCAAAGGTGTAACGGTTGATCCTACTTCAATAATGAAAAACTTAGATGATGAAAGAAAAGGTTCAGGTATGTAA